The following proteins are co-located in the Pseudomonas sp. DY-1 genome:
- a CDS encoding protein-glutamate O-methyltransferase, translating into MQSGGVWALKPLADMTTAEFHDWQKLLEERTGVVVSDQRRSFLQANLSARMRELGVQDYASYYRQVTDGPRGAVEWSTLLDRLTVQETRFFRHPASFELLANYLRGRVEGGLARPLEIWSVGCSSGEEPYSLAMVAAEALGGTEQPEYFGVTGTDISLNALAKAREGLYGARRLEQLEKALTERYFQAQDDGRYKIVPSLAARVCCARLNVLELAKAPMSGMDVIFCQNLLIYFRRWRRREILNRLAESLAPGGLMVLGVGEVLGWQHPDLEPVANEQVLAFTRKG; encoded by the coding sequence ATGCAGTCGGGCGGCGTCTGGGCCTTGAAACCCCTGGCCGACATGACGACAGCCGAGTTTCACGACTGGCAGAAGCTACTCGAGGAACGCACCGGCGTGGTGGTCAGCGACCAGCGTCGGTCCTTCCTCCAGGCCAATCTCAGCGCGCGCATGCGCGAGCTGGGGGTCCAGGACTACGCCAGCTATTACCGCCAGGTCACCGACGGGCCGCGTGGCGCGGTGGAATGGTCGACCCTGCTGGATCGCCTGACCGTGCAGGAGACTCGATTCTTCCGCCACCCGGCATCCTTCGAACTGCTTGCGAATTACCTGCGTGGGCGTGTCGAAGGTGGCTTGGCAAGGCCCCTGGAGATCTGGAGCGTGGGTTGCTCCAGCGGTGAAGAACCCTATTCCCTGGCCATGGTGGCGGCCGAGGCGCTGGGCGGCACCGAGCAGCCGGAGTATTTCGGCGTCACCGGCACCGACATCAGCCTCAATGCCCTGGCCAAGGCCCGTGAGGGCCTGTATGGCGCCCGCCGCCTGGAACAACTGGAAAAAGCGCTTACCGAGCGCTATTTCCAGGCCCAGGACGATGGTCGCTACAAGATAGTGCCGAGCTTGGCCGCACGGGTGTGCTGTGCCCGGCTCAATGTGCTGGAACTGGCCAAGGCGCCAATGTCCGGCATGGACGTAATTTTCTGTCAGAACCTGTTGATCTACTTCCGCCGCTGGCGCCGTCGGGAAATTCTCAATCGCCTGGCCGAGAGCCTGGCGCCGGGAGGCCTGATGGTGCTGGGCGTGGGCGAAGTATTAGGTTGGCAACATCCGGACCTTGAGCCGGTGGCCAATGAACAGGTTCTGGCATTCACCCGGAAGGGATAG
- a CDS encoding methyl-accepting chemotaxis protein — MKRLNAGNLFSGVRSTSLIAGLFVVLIIAIVLLFANFAYLNTQANYDKEYISHAGELRVLSQRIAKNSTEAAAGKAEAFALLKDARNDFEKRWNFLVKGDASTGLPAAPVAVKGEVDTVQKDWDSLRKNADAILASEQTVLSLHQVAATLAETIPQLQVEYEEVVDILLESGAPASQVSVAQRQSLLAERILGSVNKVLAGDEDSVQAADMFGRDASLFGRVLNAMLEGNAAMDISKVTNTEALERLQEISELFEFVSGSVDEILETSPELFQVRESANTIFTGSQTLLDKASALTTGFENLANGRGLNTLAGYVLGALALGAIILIGLVMVQSTRSRLAETAAKNERNQAAILRLLDEIADLADGDLTVAATVTEDFTGAIADSINYSIDQLRELVETINLTAVQVAAAAQETQATAMHLAEASEHQAQEIAGASAAINEMAVSIDQVSANASESSAVAERSVAIANKGNEVVHNTITGMDNIREQIQDTSKRIKRLGESSQEIGDIVSLINDIADQTNILALNAAIQASMAGDAGRGFAVVADEVQRLAERSSAATKQIEALVKTIQTDTNEAVISMEQTTSEVVRGARLAQDAGVALEEIEKVSKTLAALIQNISNAARQQASSAGHISNTMNVIQEITSQTSAGTTATAKSIGNLAKMASEMRKSVSGFKLPDAQDIA; from the coding sequence ATGAAAAGACTAAACGCAGGCAATCTGTTTTCAGGGGTGCGCAGTACGTCGCTGATCGCTGGACTCTTCGTGGTCCTGATCATCGCCATCGTGCTGCTGTTCGCGAACTTCGCGTACCTCAACACCCAGGCGAACTACGACAAGGAATACATCAGCCACGCAGGCGAGCTGCGCGTGCTGTCCCAGCGTATCGCCAAGAACTCCACCGAGGCCGCGGCGGGCAAGGCCGAGGCCTTCGCTCTGTTGAAAGACGCGCGTAACGACTTCGAGAAGCGCTGGAATTTCCTGGTCAAGGGCGACGCCTCTACCGGCCTGCCTGCCGCACCTGTTGCCGTGAAGGGCGAAGTGGATACGGTGCAGAAGGATTGGGACAGCCTGCGCAAGAACGCCGACGCCATCCTGGCCAGCGAACAGACCGTACTGTCCCTGCACCAGGTAGCCGCCACCCTTGCAGAAACCATTCCGCAGCTGCAGGTCGAGTACGAGGAAGTCGTGGACATCCTCCTCGAAAGCGGCGCGCCCGCCAGCCAGGTTTCCGTGGCCCAACGCCAGTCGCTGCTGGCAGAACGTATCCTGGGTTCGGTGAACAAGGTTCTGGCCGGTGACGAAGATTCGGTGCAGGCCGCCGACATGTTCGGTCGTGACGCCAGCCTGTTCGGCCGCGTACTGAACGCGATGCTCGAAGGCAACGCGGCGATGGATATCTCCAAGGTCACCAACACCGAGGCGCTGGAGCGCCTGCAGGAGATTTCCGAACTCTTCGAATTCGTTTCTGGTTCGGTGGACGAGATCCTCGAGACCTCGCCGGAACTCTTCCAGGTTCGTGAATCCGCCAACACCATCTTCACTGGCTCCCAGACCCTGCTGGACAAGGCGTCCGCCCTGACCACCGGCTTCGAGAACCTGGCCAATGGCCGTGGCCTGAACACCCTGGCCGGTTACGTGCTGGGCGCCCTCGCACTGGGCGCGATCATCCTCATCGGCCTGGTGATGGTACAGAGCACCCGTAGCCGACTGGCCGAAACCGCCGCGAAGAACGAACGTAACCAGGCGGCGATTCTGCGTCTGCTCGACGAAATTGCCGACCTCGCCGACGGTGACCTGACCGTGGCAGCGACCGTGACCGAGGACTTCACCGGTGCGATTGCGGACTCCATCAACTACTCCATCGACCAGCTCCGCGAGCTGGTTGAAACCATCAACCTGACTGCCGTGCAGGTGGCCGCCGCCGCCCAGGAAACCCAGGCCACCGCCATGCACCTGGCCGAGGCTTCCGAGCACCAGGCCCAGGAAATTGCCGGCGCCTCTGCCGCGATCAACGAGATGGCCGTGTCCATTGACCAGGTATCGGCGAACGCCTCCGAGTCCTCGGCGGTAGCGGAACGCTCCGTAGCCATCGCCAACAAGGGCAACGAAGTGGTGCACAACACCATCACCGGCATGGACAACATCCGTGAGCAGATCCAGGACACCTCGAAGCGGATCAAACGCCTCGGTGAATCGTCCCAGGAGATCGGTGACATCGTGAGCCTGATCAACGACATCGCCGACCAGACCAACATCCTCGCCCTTAACGCTGCGATCCAGGCGTCCATGGCCGGTGACGCGGGCCGCGGCTTCGCCGTGGTAGCGGACGAGGTACAGCGCCTCGCAGAACGTTCCTCCGCCGCGACCAAGCAGATCGAGGCGCTGGTGAAGACCATTCAGACCGACACCAACGAAGCGGTTATCTCCATGGAGCAGACCACTTCCGAAGTGGTCCGTGGTGCTCGCCTGGCCCAGGACGCCGGTGTGGCTCTGGAAGAGATCGAGAAGGTATCCAAGACCCTCGCGGCGCTCATCCAGAACATCTCCAACGCCGCTCGTCAGCAAGCGTCCTCCGCCGGCCATATCTCCAACACCATGAACGTGATTCAGGAGATCACCTCGCAGACCTCTGCCGGTACCACCGCCACCGCGAAGAGCATCGGCAACCTGGCGAAGATGGCGAGCGAGATGCGCAAGTCGGTTTCCGGCTTCAAGCTGCCGGACGCTCAGGACATAGCCTGA
- a CDS encoding chemotaxis protein CheW, whose amino-acid sequence MSDSQTPFQLLFEIDQRCRALAAGLPAQQQVVQSWSGIGFRMGERLFVAPMGEVSEVLHEPRHTSLPGVKTWVKGVSNVRGRLLPVMDLCGFFGSELSPLRKQRRVLVVDHQEIFAGLIVDEVFGMQHFLVDSFSEELPPLEASIQPFIHGVFHREQPWLVFSPHALAQHQEFLEVAV is encoded by the coding sequence ATGTCGGATTCGCAGACTCCCTTCCAGCTCCTGTTCGAAATCGACCAGCGCTGTCGCGCGCTGGCGGCGGGCCTGCCTGCGCAACAGCAGGTGGTGCAGAGCTGGAGCGGCATTGGTTTCCGAATGGGCGAGCGCCTGTTCGTGGCGCCTATGGGCGAGGTCAGTGAAGTGCTGCACGAGCCGCGCCACACTTCGCTTCCCGGTGTGAAGACCTGGGTCAAGGGCGTTTCCAACGTGCGCGGACGCCTGTTGCCGGTCATGGATCTATGCGGTTTCTTCGGCAGCGAGTTGTCGCCCCTGCGCAAGCAGCGCCGCGTCCTGGTGGTGGACCACCAGGAGATCTTCGCCGGGCTGATCGTCGACGAAGTCTTCGGCATGCAGCATTTCCTGGTGGATTCCTTCAGCGAGGAGTTGCCTCCCCTGGAGGCCAGTATCCAGCCCTTCATCCATGGTGTTTTCCATCGCGAGCAGCCCTGGCTGGTATTCAGCCCGCACGCACTCGCACAGCACCAGGAGTTCCTCGAGGTAGCTGTCTAG
- the pilH gene encoding twitching motility response regulator PilH: MARILIVDDSPTEMYKLTAMLEKHGHQVLKAENGADGVALARQEKPDAVLMDIVMPGLNGFQATRQLTKDAETSHIPVIIVTTKDQETDKVWGKRQGAKDYLTKPIEEDTLIKTLSAVLAG, encoded by the coding sequence ATGGCTCGAATTCTGATTGTTGATGACTCGCCTACCGAGATGTACAAGTTGACCGCCATGCTCGAGAAGCACGGTCACCAGGTACTCAAGGCCGAGAATGGCGCCGATGGCGTGGCCCTGGCCCGCCAGGAGAAGCCGGATGCCGTCCTGATGGACATCGTGATGCCCGGCCTCAATGGTTTCCAGGCGACCCGTCAGCTGACCAAGGACGCCGAAACCAGCCACATCCCGGTGATCATCGTTACCACCAAGGACCAAGAGACCGACAAGGTCTGGGGCAAGCGTCAGGGCGCCAAGGATTACCTGACCAAACCGATTGAAGAAGACACCCTGATCAAGACCCTGAGCGCAGTACTGGCCGGTTGA
- the pilG gene encoding twitching motility response regulator PilG — MEQHSEGLKVMVIDDSKTIRRTAETLLKKVGCEVITAVDGFDALAKIADSHPNIIFVDIMMPRLDGYQTCALIKNNSAFKSTPVIMLSSKDGLFDKAKGRIVGSDQYLTKPFSKEELLGAIKTHVPDFTPVEQAS, encoded by the coding sequence ATGGAACAGCATTCCGAGGGTTTGAAGGTCATGGTGATCGACGATTCGAAAACGATTCGTCGCACAGCCGAGACTCTGCTCAAGAAAGTGGGGTGCGAGGTCATCACTGCAGTTGATGGTTTCGACGCCTTGGCCAAGATCGCCGATTCCCACCCGAACATCATCTTCGTCGACATCATGATGCCGCGCCTGGACGGTTATCAGACCTGCGCCCTGATCAAGAACAACAGTGCTTTCAAATCCACCCCGGTGATCATGCTGTCCTCCAAGGACGGCCTGTTCGACAAGGCCAAGGGTCGCATCGTCGGTTCCGATCAGTACCTCACCAAGCCTTTCAGCAAGGAAGAGCTGCTCGGCGCGATCAAGACTCACGTCCCCGATTTCACCCCGGTGGAGCAAGCCTCCTGA
- the gshB gene encoding glutathione synthase, with protein sequence MSVRLGIVMDPIAQISFKKDSSLAMLLAAQERGWSLFYMEQQDLYQKNGEARARMRPLKVFLDPEHWFEQEAEADTPLAELDVILMRKDPPFDNEFVYSTYLLEQAERAGVLVVNRPQSLRDCNEKFFATLFPEYTPPTVVSRRADILREFAEEQRDIILKPLDGMGGSSIFRHRAGDPNLSVILETLTAHGSQQIMAQGYLPAIKDGDKRILMIDGEPVPYCLARIPAAGETRGNLAAGGRGEARPLTDRDREIATAVGPTLREKGLLFVGLDVIGEHLTEINVTSPTCIREIDKAYDTRIGERLMDAIARKLEARSAS encoded by the coding sequence ATGAGCGTTCGCCTCGGGATCGTCATGGACCCCATTGCGCAAATCTCCTTCAAGAAGGACAGCTCCCTGGCCATGCTACTGGCCGCCCAGGAGCGCGGCTGGTCGCTGTTCTATATGGAGCAGCAGGACCTATACCAGAAAAACGGTGAAGCTCGCGCGCGCATGCGCCCACTGAAAGTTTTCCTCGACCCCGAACACTGGTTCGAACAGGAGGCCGAGGCTGACACCCCGCTTGCCGAGCTGGACGTGATCCTGATGCGCAAGGACCCGCCCTTCGACAACGAGTTCGTCTACTCCACCTACCTGCTGGAACAAGCCGAGCGGGCCGGCGTGCTGGTGGTGAACCGCCCGCAGAGCCTTCGCGACTGCAACGAGAAGTTCTTCGCCACCCTGTTCCCCGAGTACACGCCGCCAACCGTGGTCAGCCGACGAGCGGACATTCTGCGCGAGTTTGCCGAAGAACAGCGTGACATCATTCTCAAACCCCTGGATGGCATGGGTGGTTCCTCGATTTTCCGTCACCGCGCCGGAGACCCGAATCTCTCGGTGATCCTGGAAACCCTGACCGCCCACGGTAGCCAGCAGATCATGGCGCAGGGCTACCTGCCGGCGATCAAGGACGGCGACAAGCGCATTCTGATGATTGACGGCGAGCCGGTGCCCTACTGCCTGGCGCGCATTCCGGCTGCCGGCGAAACCCGCGGCAACCTGGCCGCAGGCGGTCGTGGCGAGGCCCGTCCGCTGACCGACCGCGACCGCGAGATCGCCACCGCTGTCGGCCCGACCCTGCGGGAGAAAGGCCTGCTGTTCGTCGGCCTGGACGTGATCGGCGAGCACCTCACGGAGATCAACGTCACCAGCCCCACCTGCATTCGCGAGATCGACAAGGCCTACGACACACGCATCGGCGAACGATTGATGGATGCGATCGCCCGCAAGCTCGAGGCGCGGAGTGCTTCATAG
- a CDS encoding energy transducer TonB: MNAAVNTSTELSAGVRPADRLGFTLFLAAVLHVALILGVGFTVADPQQISKTLEITLATFKSEEKPKKADFLAQANQQGSGTLEHKAKPKTTEQAPFQDKEIRKTTPPAAPPQAPKKEAQKAAVATKSPQQQKTTVKREQTKPQPDSTPAPSFDSSQLSAEIASLEAELDKERQLYAKRPRIHRLNAASTMRDKGAWYKEEWRKKIERVGNLNYPEEARRQRIYGNLRLLVSINRDGTLYEVQVLESSGQTVLDQGAMRIVRLAAPFAPFTGDLADIDRLEIIRTWRFERGDRLSSN, translated from the coding sequence ATGAACGCAGCCGTGAATACCTCCACCGAACTGTCCGCCGGCGTCCGCCCGGCGGATCGGTTGGGCTTTACCCTGTTCCTCGCCGCCGTGTTGCACGTCGCGCTGATTCTCGGCGTCGGTTTTACCGTTGCCGACCCGCAGCAAATCAGCAAGACCCTGGAAATCACCCTCGCGACTTTCAAGAGCGAAGAGAAGCCGAAGAAAGCCGACTTCCTCGCCCAGGCCAACCAGCAGGGCAGCGGGACGCTGGAGCACAAGGCCAAGCCGAAGACCACCGAGCAGGCGCCGTTCCAGGACAAGGAAATCCGCAAGACGACGCCACCTGCCGCCCCGCCCCAGGCCCCAAAGAAAGAAGCCCAAAAGGCAGCGGTGGCAACCAAGAGCCCGCAGCAGCAGAAGACCACGGTCAAGCGTGAGCAGACCAAGCCACAACCCGACAGTACGCCGGCACCATCCTTCGACAGCTCACAGCTGTCCGCCGAAATCGCCAGCCTCGAAGCGGAACTGGACAAGGAGCGCCAGCTCTATGCCAAGCGCCCACGCATCCACCGCCTCAACGCGGCCTCGACCATGCGCGACAAGGGCGCCTGGTACAAGGAGGAGTGGCGCAAGAAGATCGAGCGCGTCGGCAACCTCAATTATCCGGAAGAAGCCCGCCGCCAGCGCATCTACGGCAACCTTCGACTCCTGGTTTCAATCAACCGCGACGGCACTCTCTACGAAGTGCAGGTGCTGGAATCATCCGGCCAGACGGTACTGGACCAGGGTGCCATGCGCATCGTGCGCCTCGCGGCGCCCTTCGCGCCTTTCACCGGCGACCTGGCGGACATCGATCGCCTGGAAATCATTCGCACCTGGCGTTTCGAGCGCGGCGACCGCCTGTCGAGCAATTGA
- a CDS encoding YqgE/AlgH family protein, with amino-acid sequence MKSAPSYLKHHFLIAMPHMADPNFAQTVTYLVEHNEQGAMGLVINRPNGLSLSDVLEQLRPEFTPPARCQGLPIYAGGPVQTDRGFVLHPSGHSFQATLELGELALSTSQDVLFAIADGGGPQKCLVALGYAGWDAGQLEAELSDNAWLTCPADQAILFDTPSEQRLSAAAARLGVNLSLLTAQAGHA; translated from the coding sequence ATGAAAAGCGCACCGAGCTACCTCAAGCACCACTTCCTGATCGCCATGCCGCACATGGCCGATCCGAACTTCGCCCAGACCGTCACCTACCTGGTGGAACACAACGAGCAGGGTGCGATGGGCCTGGTGATCAACCGCCCCAACGGCCTCAGCCTGAGCGATGTGCTCGAACAGCTGCGCCCGGAATTCACCCCGCCAGCACGTTGCCAGGGCCTGCCGATCTACGCCGGCGGCCCGGTACAGACTGACCGCGGATTCGTCCTGCATCCGAGCGGCCACAGCTTCCAGGCCACCCTGGAACTCGGCGAACTGGCACTTTCCACTTCCCAGGACGTTCTCTTCGCCATCGCCGATGGCGGCGGCCCGCAGAAGTGCCTGGTCGCGCTCGGATATGCCGGCTGGGACGCCGGCCAGCTGGAAGCTGAGCTCAGCGACAACGCCTGGCTGACCTGCCCAGCCGACCAGGCCATCCTCTTCGACACTCCGTCTGAACAGCGCCTGTCGGCTGCCGCTGCGCGACTGGGCGTGAATCTAAGCCTGCTCACCGCCCAGGCCGGGCACGCCTGA
- the ruvX gene encoding Holliday junction resolvase RuvX — protein sequence MADSKPLRLLLGFDYGTRQIGVAVGQAVTGQARELKVLKAQNGVPDWQQVESLIREWQPDAIVVGLPLNMDGTPSEMSARAEKFARRLNGRFNLPVFTHDERLTTFEAKGQRLAQGQRDGYRERPVDALAAALLLEGWLAENSATS from the coding sequence ATGGCCGACTCGAAACCCCTGCGTCTGCTGCTCGGCTTCGACTACGGCACCAGACAGATCGGCGTAGCCGTGGGCCAGGCTGTGACCGGCCAGGCCCGCGAGCTGAAAGTGTTGAAAGCCCAGAATGGTGTACCGGACTGGCAGCAGGTCGAATCCCTGATCCGTGAATGGCAACCCGATGCCATCGTCGTCGGCCTGCCGCTTAACATGGATGGCACACCCAGCGAAATGAGCGCCCGCGCGGAAAAATTCGCCCGGCGCCTGAATGGCCGCTTCAATCTGCCGGTATTCACTCACGACGAGCGCCTGACCACCTTCGAGGCCAAAGGCCAGAGACTGGCCCAGGGGCAGCGCGACGGTTACCGCGAGCGTCCGGTGGATGCTCTGGCTGCCGCCCTGCTGCTGGAAGGCTGGCTGGCCGAAAACTCCGCAACTTCCTGA
- the pyrR gene encoding bifunctional pyr operon transcriptional regulator/uracil phosphoribosyltransferase PyrR yields the protein MTLPKPAELLPRMASDLKAHLKSRAIAEPRYIGIRTGGVWVAQALLEQLGVSGPMGTLDVSFYRDDFTQSGLHPQVRPSELPFEVEGQHLVLIDDVLMSGRTVRAALNELFDYGRPASVTLVCLLDLNARELPIRPDVVGATLSLGATERVKLLGPAPLTLERQDLASPA from the coding sequence ATGACCCTGCCCAAGCCCGCCGAGCTGCTGCCGAGGATGGCCAGCGACCTGAAAGCCCACCTGAAGTCCCGCGCCATCGCCGAACCCCGCTACATAGGCATTCGCACCGGCGGCGTGTGGGTCGCCCAGGCTTTGCTGGAGCAACTAGGCGTATCGGGCCCGATGGGCACCCTGGACGTATCCTTTTATCGCGACGACTTTACCCAGAGCGGTCTGCATCCGCAGGTGCGCCCCTCAGAGCTGCCTTTCGAGGTCGAAGGCCAGCACCTGGTGCTGATCGACGACGTGCTCATGAGTGGTCGCACCGTACGCGCCGCCCTCAACGAGCTCTTCGACTACGGCCGCCCGGCCAGCGTGACATTGGTGTGCCTGCTCGACCTCAATGCCCGCGAGCTGCCGATCCGCCCGGATGTGGTCGGTGCGACCCTGTCCCTGGGCGCCACGGAACGGGTAAAATTGCTCGGCCCCGCGCCGCTCACCCTCGAGCGTCAGGACCTCGCTTCACCCGCCTGA
- a CDS encoding aspartate carbamoyltransferase catalytic subunit, producing the protein MPTDAKRPLQLNDQGQLRHFLSLDGLPRELLTEILDTADSFLEVGARAVKKVPLLRGKTVCNVFFENSTRTRTTFELAAQRLSADVITLNVSTSSTSKGETLFDTLRNLEAMAADMFVVRHADSGAAHFIAEHVCPDVAIINGGDGRHAHPTQGMLDMLTIRRHKGSFENLSVAIVGDILHSRVARSNMLALRTLGCPDIRVIGPKTLIPVGVEQYGVKVYTDLAEGLKDVDVVIMLRLQRERMQGGLLPSEGEFYKLYGLNSQRLMLAKPDAIVMHPGPINRGVEIESAVADGAQSVILNQVTYGIAVRMAVLSMAMSGQTAQRQLNQEAEELN; encoded by the coding sequence ATGCCGACAGACGCCAAGCGCCCGCTGCAGCTCAACGATCAGGGCCAGCTGCGCCACTTCCTCTCGCTCGACGGTCTGCCCCGCGAGCTACTGACGGAAATCCTCGACACTGCCGACTCCTTCCTCGAAGTCGGCGCCCGCGCTGTGAAGAAAGTCCCGCTGCTGCGTGGCAAGACCGTGTGCAACGTGTTCTTCGAGAACTCCACTCGCACCCGCACCACCTTCGAGCTGGCGGCCCAGCGCCTGTCCGCCGACGTCATCACCCTCAACGTCTCCACCTCCTCTACCAGCAAGGGCGAGACGCTGTTCGACACCTTGCGCAACCTGGAGGCGATGGCCGCCGACATGTTCGTGGTGCGCCATGCCGATTCCGGCGCGGCCCACTTCATCGCCGAGCACGTGTGCCCGGACGTGGCCATCATCAACGGCGGTGACGGCCGCCACGCGCACCCGACCCAGGGCATGCTCGACATGCTCACCATTCGCCGCCACAAGGGCAGCTTCGAGAACCTCTCGGTGGCCATCGTCGGCGACATCCTGCACTCGCGCGTAGCCCGCTCGAACATGCTCGCGCTGCGCACGCTGGGCTGCCCGGACATTCGCGTGATCGGACCGAAGACCCTGATCCCGGTGGGTGTCGAGCAGTACGGCGTGAAGGTCTACACGGACCTCGCCGAAGGCCTTAAGGATGTAGACGTAGTGATCATGCTGCGCCTGCAGCGCGAACGCATGCAGGGCGGCCTGCTGCCCAGCGAGGGCGAGTTCTACAAGCTCTACGGCCTGAACTCCCAGCGCCTCATGCTGGCCAAACCGGATGCCATCGTCATGCACCCGGGTCCGATCAACCGCGGCGTCGAAATCGAGTCGGCGGTAGCCGACGGCGCGCAGTCAGTGATCCTCAACCAGGTCACCTACGGCATCGCCGTGCGCATGGCCGTGCTCTCCATGGCCATGAGCGGCCAGACCGCGCAACGCCAACTGAACCAGGAAGCCGAGGAGCTGAACTGA
- a CDS encoding dihydroorotase — MRTHILGARLIDPASGQDQITDLFLESGKVAAIGQAPAGFEADKTLDAKGLVAAPGLVDLSVALREPGYSRKGSIASETLAAVSGGVTSLCCPPLTRPILDTPAVAELILDRAQEAGHAKVFPIGALTKGLAGEQLSELVALRDVGCVAFGNGLASFASNRVQRRAMEYAATFDLTVVFHSQDASLAEGGLAHEGPTASFLGLAGIPESAETVALARDLLLVEQSGVRAHFSQITSARGAELIAQAQARGLPVTADVAMYQLILTDEALIDFSSLYHVQPPLRTRADRDGLREAVKSGVISAISSHHQPHEPDAKLAPFGATEPGISSVELLLPLAMTLVQDGLLDLPTLLARLTAGPARALRLPAGRLAVGAPADLVLFDPQASTLAGETWNSKGDNCPFIGHCLPGKVRYTLVDGRIIFQA, encoded by the coding sequence ATGCGTACCCATATCCTCGGTGCCCGGCTGATCGATCCAGCCAGCGGCCAGGACCAGATCACAGACCTCTTCCTCGAAAGTGGCAAGGTTGCCGCCATCGGCCAGGCGCCGGCAGGTTTCGAGGCGGACAAGACCCTCGACGCCAAGGGTCTGGTCGCTGCTCCCGGCCTGGTGGACCTGTCGGTCGCCCTGCGCGAGCCCGGCTACAGCCGCAAGGGCAGCATCGCCAGCGAAACCCTGGCCGCCGTGAGCGGCGGCGTCACCAGCCTCTGCTGCCCGCCGCTGACCCGCCCGATCCTGGATACTCCGGCGGTGGCAGAGCTGATCCTCGACCGCGCCCAGGAAGCCGGTCACGCCAAAGTTTTCCCCATTGGTGCCCTGACCAAGGGCCTGGCCGGTGAGCAACTGTCCGAACTGGTCGCCCTGCGCGACGTGGGCTGCGTGGCCTTCGGCAATGGCCTGGCCAGCTTCGCCAGCAATCGCGTGCAGCGCCGTGCCATGGAGTACGCCGCCACCTTCGACCTGACCGTGGTCTTCCACTCCCAGGATGCATCCCTGGCCGAAGGCGGACTGGCCCACGAAGGCCCTACTGCAAGCTTCCTCGGCCTGGCCGGCATTCCGGAGTCCGCCGAAACCGTAGCACTCGCCCGAGATCTGCTGCTGGTGGAGCAGAGCGGCGTGCGCGCTCACTTCAGCCAGATCACCAGCGCGCGTGGCGCCGAGCTGATCGCCCAGGCCCAGGCCCGCGGCTTGCCAGTGACCGCTGACGTGGCCATGTACCAGTTAATCCTCACCGACGAGGCGCTGATCGACTTCTCCAGCCTCTATCACGTGCAGCCGCCGCTGCGCACACGCGCCGACCGGGACGGTCTGCGCGAAGCCGTGAAAAGCGGCGTGATTTCGGCCATCTCCAGCCACCATCAGCCCCATGAACCAGATGCCAAGCTCGCGCCCTTCGGCGCCACTGAGCCCGGCATCAGCAGCGTGGAGTTGCTGCTTCCGTTGGCCATGACCCTGGTTCAGGACGGCCTGCTAGATCTGCCGACCCTTCTCGCCCGCCTCACCGCCGGCCCCGCCCGCGCCCTACGCTTGCCCGCTGGCCGCCTGGCCGTCGGCGCGCCGGCGGACCTGGTACTGTTCGACCCGCAAGCGTCGACCCTGGCCGGCGAAACCTGGAACTCCAAGGGCGATAACTGCCCCTTCATCGGCCACTGCCTGCCGGGCAAAGTGCGCTATACCCTGGTGGACGGCCGGATCATCTTCCAGGCATGA